The proteins below come from a single Periophthalmus magnuspinnatus isolate fPerMag1 chromosome 7, fPerMag1.2.pri, whole genome shotgun sequence genomic window:
- the plagl2 gene encoding zinc finger protein PLAGL2, whose amino-acid sequence MAAAAADAPKRFTALKTEEEGRSRLYGTGPAQTRTERERERGIERERERGIEREREREKEREREREKRDGGGEVGRASECLVCGALFSSQDKLRLHALSHSGDKPFHCSQPLCPKAFSSKYKLFRHMATHSPQKSHQCTFCEKMFHRKDHLKNHLQTHDPNKEAFKCEECGKHYNTKLGYKRHVAMHSATSGDLTCKVCLQSYESTPVLLEHLKSHSGKSSGGTKEKKHPCDHCDRRFYTRKDVRRHMVVHTGRKDFLCQYCAQRFGRKDHLTRHVKKSHSQELLKIKSEPPDMLGLLASASPPCAVKEELSPMMCAMGPNKDPLMGKPFPSTAPFSMGMYNPHLQAMSGPAVAHPPLMSMGMGCHETGPLHPHSHHHHHHHHHHHHHHSPPGPPHHQPQPPQPPAPKYPLGSTSYLLDKPLKVEMESFLMDLQSGLGPLPEPHAAAEPPKEEASSGMSEELDPLLSKSPAVIAESLCAANMDFSHLLGFLPLNLPPYSAPMSSGGLVMGYTTGPSSSSSSSSSLHAADPHAAVTSVQPQPQEPSALTLPPVFSSGISSTTLPRFHQAFQ is encoded by the exons ATGGCAGCTGCTGCCGCCGATGCACCAAAACGTTTCACCGCACTGAAAACGGAGGAAGAGGGACGAAGCAGGCTGTACGGGACCGGCCCAGCTCAAACACGGACCGAacgagagcgagagagggggatagagagggagagagagagggggatagagagagagagggagagagagaaggagagagagagggagagagagaagagggacggaggaggagaggtggggagAGCGAGCGAGTGCTTGGTGTGCGGGGCTTTGTTTTCTTCTCAGGACAAACTTCGGCTTCACGCTCTGAGCCACAGCGGTGATAAACCGTTCCATTGCTCACAGCCCCTCTGCCCCAAGGCCTTCAGCTCCAAGTACAAGCTCTTCAG GCATATGGCCACACACTCCCCACAGAAGTCCCATCAGTGCACGTTCTGTGAGAAGATGTTCCACCGTAAAGACCACCTGAAGAACCACCTGCAGACCCATGATCCAAACAAAGAGGCCTTTaagtgtgaggagtgtggaAAGCACTACAACACCAAGCTGGGCTACAAGCGGCACGTGGCCATGCACTCGGCCACCTCTGGAGATCTGACGTGTAAAGTGTGTCTCCAGAGCTACGAAAGCACGCCCGTGCTGTTGGAGCATCTCAAGAGCCACTCGGGGAAGTCCTCCGGAGGAACCAAGGAGAAGAAGCACCCATGTGACCACTGCGACCGCCGCTTTTACACGCGCAAGGACGTGCGCCGCCACATGGTGGTGCACACAGGCCGCAAGGACTTTCTGTGTCAGTATTGCGCCCAGCGGTTCGGCCGCAAAGACCACCTGACCCGACACGTGAAGAAGAGCCACTCTCAGGAGCTGCTAAAGATCAAGAGTGAACCGCCGGACATGCTAGGCCTGCTGGCCTCAGCGTCGCCCCCTTGTGCCGTGAAGGAGGAGCTCAGCCCCATGATGTGCGCCATGGGCCCGAACAAAGACCCTCTGATGGGGAAGCCCTTCCCCAGCACCGCACCCTTCTCTATGGGCATGTATAACCCCCACCTCCAGGCCATGTCCGGGCCTGCTGTGGCCCACCCCCCCCTCATGTCCATGGGCATGGGCTGCCATGAGACAGGGCCCCTGCACCcacactcccaccaccaccatcaccatcatcaccatcatcaccaccaccactcccCCCCGGGACCCCCTCACCACCAGCCCCAACCTCCCCAGCCCCCCGCGCCCAAGTACCCTCTGGGATCTACCTCATACCTGCTGGACAAGCCGCTAAAGGTGGAGATGGAGAGCTTCCTGATGGATCTGCAGAGCGGGCTGGGCCCCCTGCCGGAGCCTCACGCTGCTGCGGAGCCCCCGAAGGAGGAGGCGTCGTCTGGGATGAGCGAGGAGCTCGACCCCCTCCTGTCCAAGAGCCCTGCGGTCATTGCAGAGTCTCTGTGTGCTGCTAACATGGACTTCTCCCACCTGCTGGGCTTCCTGCCTCTCAACCTGCCTCCCTACAGTGCCCCCATGAGCTCGGGTGGGCTGGTGATGGGCTACACCACcggcccctcctcttcctcgtcctcttcctcgtctCTGCACGCGGCAGACCCTCACGCCGCTGTTACCTCTGTGCAACCGCAACCTCAGGAGCCCAGCGCACTCACACTGCCCCCGGTGTTTAGCTCCGGGATCAGCTCCACCACTCTGCCGCGCTTCCACCAGGCCTTCCAGTGA